One Gloeothece verrucosa PCC 7822 DNA window includes the following coding sequences:
- the patD gene encoding heterocyst frequency control protein PatD, producing the protein MLPKSVRQAYHSLLKTLLILQQHLEAKEPDVTGLQAIFEEIEQIFAAKILPLTSLEAPLELPERWQSIQTEIHRDWRLLRTDFLFWRTSSQRATAKTRLTLLKSRLARLIDYCQILDGEDKNTGVD; encoded by the coding sequence ATGTTACCGAAATCTGTTCGTCAAGCATATCACAGTTTACTTAAAACTCTCTTAATCTTACAGCAGCATTTAGAGGCAAAAGAACCTGATGTCACTGGCCTCCAAGCAATTTTTGAAGAGATAGAGCAAATTTTCGCCGCCAAAATTCTTCCTTTAACCTCTCTTGAGGCCCCTCTAGAATTGCCCGAGCGCTGGCAGTCTATTCAAACTGAAATTCATCGGGACTGGCGGCTGTTGCGAACAGACTTTTTATTCTGGCGTACCTCCTCTCAAAGGGCTACCGCCAAAACTCGATTAACTCTCCTGAAAAGTCGTCTCGCTCGACTGATAGATTACTGTCAAATTCTCGATGGAGAGGACAAAAATACAGGGGTGGATTAA